GCGGTGAGCTTGAATTTGGCGAAGATGATGTTTTACTTATTGAGGTTAAGCAAAAGGGCCTCAAGACTGTTGTTTATAACAAGCTCGTTTCTGCTGCTGAAGCCAACGATTATGTATATATGGATGAGGTTGTAGAATACGGCACAAAAAAATCAGGACGATGGATTAAATGGTTGATTTTGGTATTGGGCTTCTTTGGGCTTTTGTTGTTCCTTGCTTTTATGTTCGTTTTTATGGCTGAAATGAACGTATAATTAGAAATAATTAACAGGCTTGCGAAGCTCTTGTACAGAGAGATTTGCTTGAGATTAAATAAAGTTTATCAAAAGAGTTATCTCTTGTTTAGAGATAGCTCTTTTCATATATAGCTTGAAAAAATTCATTATAAATGGTATATTAGCCTTATAGATAATTTGGAGTTGCGAAAAGAGGATTTTTAATGGTAAAGTTGTTTGGCTATGCTATGGATATTGGCGAGCAGATGCTGATTTCAGGGGCTGAGGTTCATAGAGTTGAGGAAAGCATAAACCGAATGTGCCACGCATTAGGCGCAGTAAGAGTTGATGTTTTTATCATTACAAGCAGTATGGTTGTTACCATTCATACAGAGGATGGAAATACATATACACAAACACGCAGAGTAACTACTGCAAGCTTTAATTTTGAAAAACTGCATTATTTAAATAATTTATCAAGAGAAATTTGTGAAAATAAGCTTACAGAGCAAGAAATCGAGAAGAAATTAAGCGATGCAAAAAGAAGCAAAAAATTTCCGATTTGGCTTGAGTTTATATGCTATGCGGTAATAGCGGGTGCATTTACGCTGTTTTTCGGCGGAAATATTACAGAGTCTGTGATTTCTCTGTTTGTTGGGGCAGCAGTCAGACTAAGTCTGTTTTTTTCTGAAAAAATAATCTCCAACAAAATATTTGATAAATTTTTTGCCACCGTCATAATTACATTTTTGGCTTTTTTGGCAGTTAAATTCGCTTGGATAAATGATGTGGATAAAGTTATCATAGGTAATATAATGTCACTTATTCCCGGTATTGGTTTGACCAATGCAATACGTGATTTGTTTATCGGAGACAGTATTGCAGGTCTTTTACGTTCTATTGAAGCTGTGCTTACAGCACTTGCAATTGCAGCAGGTTATTTCTTGGTTGCTGTTTTGGGAGGCTTTGTTTTATGACACAAACTGAAATAATTCAAATTTTAGCAGGCTTTGTAGGTACAACAGGCTTTGCAATACTATTTAATATTCGTGGCAAAAGACTGCTCACAGTAGCAATCGGCGCCTTGCTTTCGTGGTTGTTGTTTGTTGTGATAAGTAAATTTGTTACAAATGAGCCAATCGTATATTTTATTGTAGCCTGTGTTATCTCTACATACGCAGAAATAATGGCAAGAGTGTTAAAAACACCGACAACTACCTTTATTACCACCTCGTTAATACCTCTTATCCCCGGCGGCTCGCTTTATTATACAATGGTGCTTGCTTTTCAGGGCAACGTAAATACCTTTTTACCCAAAGCGATATACACTATGCAGCTGGCTTCTGCTTTAGCGTTGGGTATTATTATTTCGACTACGATTGCAAAATTGATTACCGGCAAAAAAAATAAAGTATAATTTTA
This Oscillospiraceae bacterium DNA region includes the following protein-coding sequences:
- a CDS encoding threonine/serine exporter family protein, whose translation is MVKLFGYAMDIGEQMLISGAEVHRVEESINRMCHALGAVRVDVFIITSSMVVTIHTEDGNTYTQTRRVTTASFNFEKLHYLNNLSREICENKLTEQEIEKKLSDAKRSKKFPIWLEFICYAVIAGAFTLFFGGNITESVISLFVGAAVRLSLFFSEKIISNKIFDKFFATVIITFLAFLAVKFAWINDVDKVIIGNIMSLIPGIGLTNAIRDLFIGDSIAGLLRSIEAVLTALAIAAGYFLVAVLGGFVL
- a CDS encoding threonine/serine exporter, which gives rise to MTQTEIIQILAGFVGTTGFAILFNIRGKRLLTVAIGALLSWLLFVVISKFVTNEPIVYFIVACVISTYAEIMARVLKTPTTTFITTSLIPLIPGGSLYYTMVLAFQGNVNTFLPKAIYTMQLASALALGIIISTTIAKLITGKKNKV